Proteins encoded within one genomic window of Bacillus sp. F19:
- a CDS encoding calcium-translocating P-type ATPase, SERCA-type: MKWHEIGPEEVLQSINTSRENGLTEKDVQNRVKHHGFNELKEAEKPSAFLLFLEQFKDFMVLVLLAATLISGLLGEYIDAIAIIAIVLINGILGFFQERRAEKSLEALKEMSAPQVQALREGEWTRIQSKDLVPGDIVKFTSGDRIGADLRLIEAKSLEIEESALTGESLPVSKFTNALSDGHTGIGDLTNMAFMGTLVTRGNGVGVVVATGMNTAMGQIADLLQSAETLETPLQRRLEQLGKILIVVALALTFLVVAVGVIQGHELYDMFLAGVSLAVAAIPEGLPAIVTVALSLGVQRMIKQRSIVRKLPAVETLGCASVICSDKTGTMTQNKMTVTHIWSGGREWQLSGAGYQPKGEFFVNEQKVLVKDNKSLQQILTFGMLCNTANIYEKDDDYILDGDPTEGALVVAAMKAGLSKEALSKQFKIIEEFPFDSIRKMMSVIIEDKNGKRFVITKGAPDILLQKLDFVLWDEKQHYMSAKYETKINEAIDNLASQALRTIAVAFKPVSAQAIYHQHEAEKNLVFLGLQGMIDPPRPEVKQAVKECRQAGIKTVMITGDHVNTARAIAKQLDLLPANGKVIDGAALSAMPNEQLVQIVDGIYVFARVSPEHKLKIVKALQNRGHIVAMTGDGVNDAPAIKAADIGISMGITGTDVAKEASALILVDDNFATIKLAIKEGRNIYENIRKFIRYLLASNVGEILVMLFAMLLALPLPLVPIQILWVNLVTDGLPAMALGLDQPEGDLMQRKPRHHKEGVFARGLGWKVISRGFLIGIVTLAAFMIVYHRDPDNLIYAQTIAFATLVMAQLIHVFDCRSERSVFLRNPFENLYLVGAVISSVLLMLSVIYYAPMQPIFHTVPIMARDWLLVLGLSAIPTFLLAGSLLTRKKS; the protein is encoded by the coding sequence ATGAAATGGCATGAAATTGGACCGGAAGAAGTACTTCAGTCAATTAATACAAGCAGAGAAAACGGATTAACTGAAAAAGATGTTCAAAACAGAGTGAAGCATCACGGTTTCAATGAACTTAAGGAAGCTGAAAAACCTTCAGCATTTTTATTATTTCTGGAGCAGTTTAAAGATTTTATGGTACTGGTTTTGTTAGCGGCAACACTGATCTCGGGTCTGCTGGGCGAATATATTGATGCCATTGCAATCATTGCCATCGTTTTAATTAATGGCATACTTGGTTTTTTTCAGGAACGGCGGGCGGAAAAATCACTTGAAGCATTAAAAGAGATGTCAGCGCCTCAAGTACAGGCTCTCAGAGAAGGCGAATGGACAAGAATTCAATCAAAGGATCTAGTACCTGGAGATATCGTGAAATTTACGAGCGGGGACAGAATCGGCGCGGATCTTCGCTTAATCGAAGCAAAAAGCCTTGAGATAGAAGAATCGGCTTTAACAGGAGAGTCGCTTCCTGTTTCTAAATTTACGAATGCTTTGTCAGATGGTCATACGGGTATTGGGGATTTAACCAATATGGCCTTTATGGGAACTTTAGTAACGCGCGGCAATGGCGTTGGCGTTGTTGTTGCAACGGGCATGAATACGGCGATGGGTCAGATTGCCGACTTGCTTCAATCTGCTGAGACTCTGGAAACACCGCTTCAGAGAAGACTTGAGCAGCTCGGGAAAATCTTAATTGTTGTGGCTCTTGCGTTAACTTTTTTAGTAGTCGCCGTCGGGGTTATTCAAGGTCATGAGCTTTATGATATGTTTCTTGCAGGTGTGTCTCTTGCAGTGGCTGCAATTCCGGAAGGACTCCCTGCCATCGTAACCGTTGCTTTGTCTCTTGGTGTTCAGAGGATGATCAAACAAAGGTCGATTGTCAGAAAGCTGCCCGCTGTTGAAACGCTTGGCTGTGCATCCGTTATATGTTCAGATAAGACCGGGACAATGACACAAAATAAGATGACCGTTACTCATATTTGGTCAGGCGGACGCGAATGGCAGCTGAGCGGAGCAGGATATCAGCCTAAAGGTGAATTCTTCGTGAATGAACAAAAGGTTTTGGTGAAGGATAATAAATCCCTTCAGCAAATTCTCACATTCGGCATGCTTTGCAATACAGCAAACATTTATGAAAAAGATGATGACTACATTCTGGACGGAGATCCGACAGAAGGAGCACTTGTTGTTGCGGCGATGAAAGCAGGACTCTCAAAAGAAGCGCTGTCAAAGCAATTTAAAATTATAGAAGAATTTCCGTTTGACTCAATTCGGAAGATGATGAGCGTCATTATCGAGGATAAAAACGGGAAGCGCTTTGTTATCACAAAAGGTGCACCGGATATTTTGCTTCAGAAATTAGATTTTGTGCTATGGGACGAAAAACAGCACTATATGTCTGCAAAATACGAAACAAAAATAAATGAAGCAATCGACAATCTGGCATCTCAAGCATTAAGGACAATTGCTGTTGCCTTTAAGCCTGTCTCTGCCCAGGCCATTTATCATCAGCATGAAGCTGAAAAGAATTTGGTTTTTTTAGGACTGCAGGGAATGATCGATCCGCCGCGTCCTGAAGTGAAACAAGCAGTGAAAGAATGCAGACAGGCTGGAATAAAAACAGTGATGATCACAGGTGACCATGTCAATACTGCCAGAGCCATAGCTAAACAGCTGGATCTCTTGCCGGCGAATGGAAAAGTAATAGATGGAGCGGCTCTGTCAGCTATGCCAAATGAACAGCTTGTACAGATTGTAGATGGTATTTATGTGTTTGCAAGGGTATCGCCTGAGCATAAGCTGAAAATAGTAAAAGCGCTTCAAAACAGAGGGCACATAGTTGCCATGACAGGGGACGGAGTAAACGATGCCCCTGCCATAAAAGCTGCTGATATTGGCATTTCAATGGGGATAACAGGAACAGATGTAGCAAAAGAAGCATCTGCACTTATTTTAGTAGATGATAATTTTGCAACGATCAAGCTTGCTATTAAAGAAGGCCGGAATATTTATGAAAACATAAGAAAGTTTATTAGATATCTGCTTGCTTCAAACGTTGGAGAAATTCTGGTTATGCTTTTTGCCATGCTGCTCGCTCTTCCCCTGCCTCTTGTTCCGATCCAGATCCTGTGGGTCAATCTTGTGACAGATGGTCTGCCTGCGATGGCTCTCGGTTTAGATCAGCCAGAGGGAGATTTAATGCAGAGGAAGCCGAGGCATCATAAAGAAGGGGTATTTGCACGGGGCCTTGGATGGAAAGTCATTTCGAGGGGATTCCTGATCGGAATTGTGACCCTTGCGGCATTTATGATTGTCTATCACAGAGATCCTGACAATTTAATTTATGCCCAGACGATTGCGTTTGCAACATTGGTCATGGCTCAATTGATTCATGTGTTTGACTGCAGAAGCGAACGTTCAGTATTTTTAAGAAATCCGTTTGAGAACCTTTATCTAGTCGGCGCGGTTATTTCATCCGTGCTGCTGATGCTTTCAGTAATCTACTACGCACCGATGCAGCCGATATTCCATACAGTGCCAATCATGGCTCGAGACTGGCTCTTGGTGCTTGGATTATCAGCCATTCCAACTTTTTTGCTGGCAGGGTCACTTTTAACAAGAAAAAAAAGTTAA
- a CDS encoding YicC family protein: MVCSMTGYGRSSIGNDKLTITAEMKSVNHRFFEINVRMPRQLMSIEDKIKKVISSIIYRGRVELYITIEGESLADRFIEVDWNLLDQYVQAAASMRNRYDLHNELQLSDLLELDNIFTIGEQEKGNEEIQSMIFEAVQDAAKKLKEMRSAEGAHLKSDLLKQLSILESYVSDIEKYAPQVVIRYKQRLEKKMAELSEGAIDESRIITEAALFADRADIAEEITRIRSHLSQFRETMQKEESIGRKLDFLVQELNREANTIGSKANDKDIAKCSVELKSVIERLKEQVQNIE; the protein is encoded by the coding sequence ATGGTGTGCAGCATGACAGGATATGGGCGTTCATCAATCGGGAATGATAAACTGACCATTACAGCCGAAATGAAATCGGTTAATCACCGTTTTTTTGAAATTAACGTAAGAATGCCTAGACAATTGATGTCCATTGAGGATAAAATCAAAAAAGTGATCTCTTCTATCATTTATAGAGGACGCGTTGAATTATACATAACAATTGAAGGCGAATCATTGGCAGACCGGTTTATCGAAGTTGATTGGAACCTGCTTGATCAATACGTTCAGGCAGCTGCTTCGATGCGAAACCGGTATGATTTACATAATGAATTGCAGCTTTCTGATCTCCTTGAGCTGGACAATATTTTTACAATTGGAGAACAGGAAAAAGGTAATGAAGAAATACAATCTATGATCTTTGAAGCCGTGCAGGATGCGGCAAAAAAGCTGAAAGAAATGAGATCGGCAGAAGGCGCACATTTGAAAAGCGATTTGCTGAAGCAGCTGTCAATTTTGGAATCATATGTGTCTGATATTGAGAAATATGCACCTCAAGTCGTTATCCGCTATAAACAAAGGCTGGAAAAAAAGATGGCCGAACTCTCAGAAGGCGCAATTGATGAAAGCAGAATTATAACAGAGGCTGCCCTTTTTGCAGACAGAGCGGACATTGCAGAAGAGATTACGAGAATTAGAAGCCACCTCTCACAATTCCGTGAAACGATGCAAAAAGAAGAATCAATTGGAAGAAAATTAGATTTCCTTGTTCAGGAGCTGAATAGAGAAGCGAACACAATCGGTTCTAAAGCAAATGACAAAGATATTGCCAAATGTTCAGTTGAACTGAAAAGTGTCATAGAAAGATTAAAAGAGCAAGTTCAAAATATTGAATAA
- a CDS encoding DUF370 domain-containing protein, with product MSIKLINIGFGNIVSANRIISIVSPESAPIKRIIQDARDRAMLIDATYGRRTRAVVIMDSDHIILSAVQPETVAHRLSNKDELTDEG from the coding sequence ATGAGTATTAAGTTAATTAATATTGGCTTCGGCAATATCGTCTCAGCCAACCGCATTATTTCCATTGTAAGTCCTGAATCGGCTCCGATTAAAAGGATCATTCAAGACGCTCGTGACCGCGCCATGCTTATTGATGCGACATATGGACGCAGAACGAGAGCGGTCGTGATTATGGACAGTGATCACATTATACTATCTGCGGTACAGCCCGAAACGGTTGCCCACAGGCTTTCAAATAAAGACGAGTTAACAGATGAAGGGTAG
- the gmk gene encoding guanylate kinase, which translates to MKERGLLIVLSGPSGVGKGTVRKAIFSQNDTDFQYSISMTTRKPREGEVDGVDYFFKSKEEFEQLIKEERLLEWAEFVGNYYGTPIDYVEKTLSEGRDVFLEIEVQGALQVRKAFPEGLFIFLMPPSLSELKNRIVTRGTESQDIINNRMKVAKEEIEMMDAYDYVVENDQVDLACGRIRAIVTAEHCRRDRIALRYKKMLEVE; encoded by the coding sequence ATGAAAGAAAGAGGATTACTCATCGTGCTTTCGGGTCCTTCTGGTGTTGGTAAAGGTACTGTGCGAAAGGCTATCTTTTCACAGAATGATACAGATTTTCAATATTCCATCAGCATGACGACGCGCAAGCCGCGCGAAGGAGAAGTTGACGGAGTTGATTATTTCTTTAAATCAAAAGAAGAATTCGAACAATTAATTAAAGAAGAACGTTTATTGGAATGGGCAGAGTTCGTCGGCAATTACTATGGAACGCCGATTGACTATGTGGAGAAAACGTTAAGCGAGGGAAGAGATGTTTTCCTTGAAATTGAAGTTCAGGGAGCATTGCAGGTGCGAAAGGCATTTCCGGAAGGGTTATTCATCTTCCTTATGCCGCCAAGCTTAAGCGAGCTTAAAAACCGCATTGTCACCCGCGGAACGGAATCACAGGATATCATCAATAATCGCATGAAGGTTGCTAAAGAAGAAATTGAGATGATGGATGCTTACGATTACGTCGTTGAAAATGATCAGGTCGATCTTGCCTGCGGACGCATTCGGGCGATTGTCACAGCTGAACATTGCAGACGTGATCGCATTGCACTTCGTTATAAGAAAATGCTGGAGGTTGAATAA
- the rpoZ gene encoding DNA-directed RNA polymerase subunit omega: MLYPSIDKLMNKLDSKYTLVTVAARRAREMQENHDQQIVKPVSYKYVGKALEEINSGLLDYEKQD, translated from the coding sequence ATGTTATATCCATCTATTGATAAACTCATGAACAAACTTGATTCTAAATATACACTTGTAACAGTGGCGGCAAGACGCGCACGTGAAATGCAGGAAAATCATGATCAGCAAATCGTGAAGCCTGTCTCTTATAAATATGTCGGCAAAGCACTGGAAGAAATTAATTCAGGATTGCTGGATTATGAAAAACAAGACTAA
- the coaBC gene encoding bifunctional phosphopantothenoylcysteine decarboxylase/phosphopantothenate--cysteine ligase CoaBC: MKGKKILLCVSGGIAVYKAAALTSKIIQAGAEIKVIMTRSAREFVNPLTFQALSRNDVYFDTFDEKNPAVISHIDLADWADLVVVAPATANTIGKLANGIADDMLTTTLLATTAPVWIAPAMNVHMYDNPAVQKNILALSQYGYQFIEPSEGYLACGYVGKGRLEEPEKIVSLIEGFFAGKEIQPLKGRKVMITAGPTREKVDPVRYFTNHSSGKMGYAIAEAANQMGAEVILISGPVTIAPPSGVGVIKVESAEDMHQEVLKRYSEMDIVIKSAAVADYRPRNVSDQKMKKQDGPLTIEMERTKDILKDLGERKENQVLVGFAAETENVEDYALRKLRKKNLDMIVANNVTLAGAGFGTDTNIVTMYKKSGEKIELPVLSKQEVAKKILEEVSRFNKGV; this comes from the coding sequence ATGAAGGGAAAGAAAATTCTCCTTTGCGTAAGCGGAGGAATTGCCGTCTATAAAGCAGCAGCCTTAACAAGCAAAATCATTCAGGCTGGAGCTGAAATTAAAGTAATCATGACACGCTCAGCACGTGAATTTGTCAACCCGTTGACCTTTCAGGCTCTGTCAAGAAATGACGTTTATTTTGATACATTTGACGAGAAAAATCCTGCAGTTATTTCACACATCGATCTTGCGGATTGGGCAGATCTGGTTGTGGTTGCTCCGGCCACTGCTAATACAATCGGTAAATTAGCAAATGGAATCGCGGACGATATGCTGACAACTACTTTGCTTGCGACAACTGCACCGGTCTGGATTGCTCCTGCTATGAATGTTCATATGTATGACAATCCGGCTGTTCAGAAAAACATACTCGCGTTATCCCAATATGGGTATCAATTTATTGAGCCAAGCGAAGGCTATTTAGCCTGCGGATATGTCGGGAAAGGAAGACTTGAAGAACCTGAGAAAATTGTCTCTTTAATAGAAGGATTTTTTGCTGGTAAAGAAATTCAGCCTTTAAAAGGCAGGAAAGTTATGATTACTGCGGGTCCAACCCGTGAAAAGGTAGATCCCGTCCGTTATTTTACCAATCATTCTTCAGGGAAAATGGGCTATGCCATTGCAGAAGCGGCAAATCAAATGGGTGCTGAGGTTATATTAATCTCTGGTCCTGTCACGATTGCTCCTCCTTCAGGAGTGGGGGTCATTAAAGTTGAATCAGCGGAAGACATGCATCAGGAAGTATTGAAACGCTACAGTGAAATGGATATTGTCATTAAATCTGCGGCAGTTGCAGATTATCGTCCTCGCAACGTTTCTGATCAAAAAATGAAAAAACAGGACGGACCTTTAACCATAGAAATGGAACGTACAAAAGATATTTTAAAGGACCTTGGAGAGCGAAAAGAAAATCAGGTTCTAGTCGGATTCGCTGCTGAAACGGAAAATGTGGAGGACTATGCATTAAGAAAACTCCGGAAAAAAAATCTGGATATGATTGTGGCTAACAACGTAACGCTCGCTGGAGCTGGTTTTGGGACAGATACAAATATTGTGACAATGTACAAAAAGAGCGGAGAAAAAATTGAGCTTCCTGTGCTATCTAAGCAAGAAGTAGCAAAGAAAATTTTAGAAGAAGTCAGCCGTTTTAATAAAGGAGTATAA
- the priA gene encoding primosomal protein N', producing the protein MRFASVIVDVKAMQTDRAFDYRIPDKWTGFIKPGMRVIVPFGPRKVQGFVIGLKNESEFERVKPIAEVMDITPALTKELLGIGHWLTQTTLCFKISAFQAMLPAAMKAKYEKEIVLVSEEYRPNLHPKVLPWFQSRKSIYWKDIEKSDSVKEFQMEIERGVLEVIYQVKQKNKKKTQKYITSNTDLDELKKESDLCSAQAAKQKLILDYFIQNSGISVPLQELLLQLNITDSPVKTLIKKKLLREENIEVYRDPYEDRTFKKTESLALTAEQQTAITPILTSVEQNRHDVFLMYGVTGSGKTEVYLQSIEAVLRQGKEAIVLVPEISLTPQMVNRFKGRFGSLVAVLHSGLSVGEKYDEWRKIHRGEVKLVVGARSAVFAPFTNLGMIIIDEEHEGSYKQEENPRYHARDVAIYRAKFHECPVVLGSATPSLESFARAGKEVYQLLALKERVNNRPLPQVEVIDMRDELRSGNRTMFSSSLLEKLQDRMAKGEQSVLFLNKRGYSSFVMCRDCGCVTGCPHCDISLTYHKHGSQLKCHYCGHEEPMPKVCPECSSEHIRFFGTGTQRVEEELAKVLPEARIIRMDVDTTGRKGSHEKLLTQFGNKEADILLGTQMIAKGLDFPDVTLVGVLTADTMLHLPDFRSAEKTFQLLTQVSGRAGRHKLPGEVVIQSYSPEHYSIQLASHHDYDSFYNQEMLTRKQHAYPPFYYLALVTVSHPDLLKAVSVTEKIAKHLNQRLSDTVQILGPVASPIPRINDRYRYQCMIKYKREENLHASLKMIIERYQQDMNKNQLSISIDLNPNTLM; encoded by the coding sequence ATGAGGTTTGCCAGCGTAATCGTTGATGTGAAAGCGATGCAGACAGACAGAGCATTTGATTATCGGATTCCTGATAAATGGACAGGTTTTATTAAACCCGGAATGCGTGTAATCGTGCCATTTGGCCCCCGCAAAGTTCAGGGGTTTGTGATTGGCCTTAAAAATGAAAGTGAATTTGAACGGGTAAAGCCAATCGCTGAAGTGATGGATATCACGCCTGCATTAACAAAGGAACTGCTGGGTATCGGCCATTGGCTTACTCAAACAACGTTATGCTTCAAGATTTCAGCTTTCCAGGCCATGCTGCCGGCTGCGATGAAAGCGAAATATGAGAAGGAAATTGTCCTTGTTTCTGAGGAATACAGACCAAACCTTCATCCAAAAGTCCTTCCATGGTTTCAAAGCAGAAAAAGCATTTATTGGAAAGACATCGAAAAAAGCGACTCTGTAAAAGAATTTCAAATGGAAATCGAACGGGGAGTCCTTGAAGTTATTTATCAAGTAAAACAAAAGAATAAAAAAAAGACTCAAAAGTACATCACTTCAAATACTGATCTAGACGAACTAAAAAAAGAATCAGATTTATGTTCTGCGCAAGCAGCAAAACAAAAGCTCATTCTTGATTACTTTATTCAAAACAGCGGTATATCTGTGCCGCTTCAGGAACTCCTTTTGCAATTGAACATAACAGACTCTCCTGTGAAAACGCTCATTAAGAAGAAATTGCTAAGGGAAGAGAATATAGAGGTTTATCGTGACCCTTATGAGGACCGCACCTTCAAAAAGACAGAATCGCTTGCACTGACAGCTGAGCAGCAGACTGCGATTACTCCAATCCTGACCTCGGTTGAACAAAACCGGCATGATGTGTTTTTAATGTATGGCGTAACAGGAAGCGGGAAAACAGAGGTTTATCTGCAGTCTATCGAGGCGGTCCTGAGGCAGGGGAAAGAAGCGATCGTTCTCGTTCCTGAGATTTCGCTTACTCCGCAAATGGTCAATCGATTTAAAGGAAGATTCGGTTCGCTTGTGGCCGTGCTGCACAGCGGTCTTTCAGTCGGAGAAAAGTACGATGAATGGAGAAAGATTCATCGCGGTGAGGTAAAACTTGTCGTTGGAGCAAGATCTGCGGTGTTCGCTCCTTTTACTAATCTTGGTATGATTATTATTGATGAGGAACACGAAGGAAGTTATAAGCAAGAAGAGAATCCACGCTACCATGCGCGGGATGTCGCCATTTACCGTGCAAAATTTCATGAATGTCCTGTTGTTTTGGGGAGTGCAACTCCCTCACTAGAATCCTTTGCAAGAGCAGGAAAAGAAGTTTATCAGCTGCTTGCCTTAAAAGAACGTGTCAACAATCGTCCGCTGCCCCAAGTTGAAGTGATTGATATGAGGGATGAATTAAGAAGCGGGAACAGAACCATGTTTTCATCTTCTTTGCTTGAGAAGCTTCAGGACCGTATGGCAAAAGGGGAGCAATCCGTCTTATTTTTAAATAAACGGGGCTATTCTTCTTTTGTCATGTGCAGAGACTGCGGTTGTGTGACCGGCTGTCCGCATTGTGATATTTCATTAACCTATCATAAACATGGATCTCAATTAAAATGCCATTATTGCGGGCATGAGGAGCCGATGCCAAAGGTATGCCCTGAATGCAGCAGCGAACATATCCGTTTCTTTGGAACGGGAACCCAGCGGGTTGAAGAAGAGCTTGCAAAAGTACTGCCGGAAGCAAGAATCATCCGTATGGATGTAGATACGACCGGACGGAAGGGCTCTCATGAAAAGTTACTGACACAGTTTGGCAATAAAGAGGCAGATATCCTTTTAGGAACGCAAATGATTGCTAAGGGGCTGGATTTTCCCGATGTAACCCTTGTAGGAGTTTTAACTGCAGATACGATGCTGCATTTGCCTGATTTCCGCTCAGCTGAAAAAACCTTTCAGCTTCTGACACAAGTAAGCGGCAGAGCAGGCAGGCACAAATTACCGGGTGAAGTTGTCATTCAGTCCTATTCACCTGAGCATTACAGCATTCAGCTTGCAAGCCATCATGATTATGATTCTTTTTATAATCAGGAAATGCTTACAAGAAAGCAGCATGCCTATCCTCCTTTTTACTATCTTGCATTAGTAACTGTTTCTCATCCCGATCTCCTGAAGGCTGTTTCCGTAACTGAGAAAATTGCGAAGCATCTGAATCAAAGACTTTCAGATACCGTCCAGATTCTTGGACCTGTAGCTTCACCTATTCCAAGGATAAACGATAGATATCGGTATCAATGCATGATAAAATACAAGCGGGAAGAAAATCTGCACGCATCGCTTAAAATGATTATCGAACGTTATCAGCAGGATATGAATAAAAATCAATTATCCATCAGTATTGATTTAAATCCAAATACACTCATGTAG
- the def gene encoding peptide deformylase, protein MAIKPIVLHPAEVLEQVCEPVTVFDRKLSKLLKDMYDTMIELDGVGLAAPQVGIPIQAAVVDIDDQHGTIELINPVIIEKRGSQTGPEGCLSFPGLYGEVERSDFVKVRAQNRKGKPFVIEANGFLARAIQHEIDHLHGILFTAKVKKYLKEEELEELEG, encoded by the coding sequence TTGGCTATTAAACCAATTGTATTGCACCCGGCAGAAGTGCTCGAGCAAGTTTGCGAACCTGTCACCGTCTTTGACAGAAAGCTGTCAAAGTTATTAAAAGACATGTATGATACAATGATTGAACTTGACGGAGTGGGCCTTGCAGCTCCTCAAGTGGGAATTCCCATTCAAGCTGCTGTTGTTGATATAGATGACCAACATGGAACAATCGAACTGATTAATCCCGTTATTATAGAAAAGCGCGGTTCTCAGACAGGACCAGAAGGCTGCTTAAGCTTCCCGGGATTATATGGAGAAGTAGAGCGCAGCGATTTTGTTAAAGTCAGAGCTCAAAACCGAAAAGGCAAACCATTTGTCATAGAAGCAAATGGTTTTTTAGCTAGAGCGATCCAGCATGAAATCGATCACCTGCATGGAATCCTGTTTACTGCCAAGGTGAAAAAATATCTTAAAGAAGAAGAGTTAGAAGAATTGGAAGGATGA
- the fmt gene encoding methionyl-tRNA formyltransferase: MTRIVFMGTPDFSVPVLKRLVAEDYEVVGVVTQPDRPKGRKKTLTPPPVKVEAEKQNIPVLQPEKIRDKKELEQVLALKPDLVVTAAFGQILPNELLEAPQFGCINVHASLLPELRGGAPIHYSILQGKKKTGITIMYMVEKLDAGDILTQAEVTIEERDHVGTLHDKLSAAGADLLAETMPALLEGKLTPRKQDNEKATFASNIKREQEKIDWTKSGQEIYDHIRGLHPWPVAYTHLNGQAVKIWWGEKIPNKNTAAPGTVIGIDSDGIVVATGDSTAIKITELQPSGKKKMSGEDFLRGTQMQAGIKLGEQNEENK; the protein is encoded by the coding sequence ATGACAAGAATTGTTTTTATGGGAACGCCTGATTTTTCTGTTCCTGTTTTAAAAAGACTGGTGGCAGAAGACTATGAAGTTGTTGGGGTTGTAACTCAGCCTGACCGTCCTAAAGGCCGCAAAAAAACGTTAACACCTCCTCCTGTAAAAGTAGAAGCGGAAAAGCAGAATATTCCTGTGCTTCAGCCGGAAAAAATAAGAGATAAAAAAGAGCTTGAGCAGGTGCTTGCTCTTAAACCGGACCTGGTCGTAACCGCTGCATTCGGTCAAATTCTGCCGAATGAATTATTAGAAGCGCCGCAGTTCGGCTGCATAAATGTTCATGCATCATTGCTTCCTGAGCTAAGAGGCGGAGCGCCTATTCATTATTCCATCCTTCAGGGCAAAAAGAAAACGGGCATCACGATCATGTACATGGTTGAAAAACTTGATGCCGGTGATATCCTGACTCAGGCAGAGGTGACAATTGAAGAGCGTGATCATGTAGGCACTCTTCATGATAAATTGAGTGCTGCCGGAGCTGATCTTTTGGCAGAAACGATGCCTGCACTGCTTGAAGGAAAACTGACTCCCCGCAAGCAGGATAATGAAAAAGCAACATTCGCATCAAATATTAAGCGAGAACAAGAGAAAATTGACTGGACGAAAAGCGGCCAGGAAATCTATGATCACATCCGCGGTCTCCATCCATGGCCGGTTGCCTATACCCACCTGAATGGCCAGGCAGTAAAGATCTGGTGGGGTGAAAAAATCCCAAATAAAAATACAGCAGCACCCGGTACAGTAATTGGAATCGATTCTGATGGTATTGTTGTGGCAACTGGAGACAGCACGGCAATCAAAATTACAGAGCTGCAGCCATCAGGGAAGAAAAAGATGAGCGGAGAAGATTTTTTGAGAGGCACGCAAATGCAAGCAGGAATAAAGTTGGGAGAGCAAAATGAAGAAAACAAATAA